One stretch of Microvirga lotononidis DNA includes these proteins:
- a CDS encoding TerC family protein → MFDFSQLLGPEVIAFLMVIGIDLALAGDNAIVIGMAAAGLPKEQRNKAILLGVLAATVLRIAFALVTTQLLQIVGLLLAGGILLLWVCWKMWRELRTTHEEEEAAEEALEGADLDKDGTIAGKAPRKTFAQAAWQIVIADVSMSLDNVLAVAGAAREHPYILAFGLLLSIALMGIAASYIARLLQRFRWIAYVGLAIILYVSLKMIYEGFLEVYPLMNGAVG, encoded by the coding sequence ATGTTTGATTTCTCACAGCTTTTGGGTCCCGAGGTCATCGCTTTCCTGATGGTGATCGGCATCGATCTGGCGCTCGCCGGCGACAATGCCATCGTCATCGGCATGGCCGCGGCCGGCCTTCCCAAGGAACAGCGCAACAAGGCGATCCTCCTCGGCGTCCTCGCCGCCACCGTCCTGCGCATCGCATTCGCGCTGGTCACGACCCAGCTTCTCCAGATCGTCGGCCTGCTTCTCGCCGGCGGCATCCTGCTGCTCTGGGTCTGCTGGAAGATGTGGCGCGAATTGCGCACGACCCATGAGGAAGAAGAGGCGGCCGAGGAGGCTCTGGAGGGCGCGGACCTCGACAAGGACGGCACCATCGCCGGCAAGGCTCCCCGCAAGACCTTCGCGCAGGCGGCCTGGCAGATCGTCATCGCCGACGTGTCCATGTCCCTCGACAACGTCCTCGCCGTGGCTGGCGCCGCGCGCGAGCATCCCTACATCCTCGCCTTCGGCCTGCTTCTGTCGATCGCCCTCATGGGCATTGCGGCTTCGTATATCGCCCGCCTGCTCCAGCGCTTCCGCTGGATCGCCTATGTCGGCCTCGCGATCATCCTCTACGTGTCGCTCAAGATGATCTACGAAGGCTTCCTCGAGGTCTATCCGCTGATGAACGGCGCCGTCGGCTAA
- a CDS encoding AzlC family ABC transporter permease has product MSPALRPHFSTAGLRHGARAALPAFPGFIMFAVAFGTAAAQKGLSLGETLGLSAFVYAGASQMVGLEIWQQAWTPSTVLTIMTVTAVVNARMILLGATLQPWLKNEPLARTALNLFLITEAGWLVGTRYHSEGGRDVGVLLGCGIILWVVWLLATLSGFFAGALVPEPRRFGLDLVMPIFFGVMLVPLWKGAKVALPWLVAGLVSLIVHALVPGYVFIIAGALAGVAAGMLIE; this is encoded by the coding sequence ATGTCTCCCGCTCTCCGCCCTCATTTTTCCACTGCCGGCCTGCGCCATGGCGCCCGTGCGGCGCTGCCCGCGTTTCCCGGCTTCATCATGTTCGCCGTGGCCTTCGGCACGGCGGCAGCCCAGAAGGGATTGTCGCTCGGCGAAACGCTGGGCCTCTCCGCCTTCGTCTATGCGGGTGCGTCCCAGATGGTCGGGCTCGAGATCTGGCAACAGGCCTGGACGCCTTCGACGGTCCTCACGATCATGACCGTCACGGCCGTCGTGAACGCGCGCATGATCCTCTTGGGCGCAACCCTGCAGCCCTGGCTCAAGAATGAGCCGCTCGCCCGCACGGCCCTCAACCTGTTTCTCATCACGGAAGCCGGCTGGCTGGTCGGCACCCGCTATCATAGCGAAGGCGGCCGCGACGTCGGCGTGCTCCTGGGATGCGGGATCATTCTCTGGGTGGTCTGGCTCCTCGCAACGCTCAGCGGATTCTTCGCGGGAGCCCTCGTGCCGGAGCCAAGGCGTTTCGGCCTCGATCTCGTCATGCCGATCTTCTTCGGCGTCATGCTTGTGCCCTTGTGGAAAGGCGCGAAGGTCGCCCTGCCCTGGCTCGTGGCCGGACTTGTCTCCCTCATCGTCCATGCCCTCGTGCCCGGTTACGTGTTCATCATCGCCGGCGCTCTCGCGGGAGTCGCGGCCGGGATGCTGATCGAATGA
- a CDS encoding tripartite tricarboxylate transporter TctB family protein, which yields MSVLHEGSEPPRHRGPVRAPQSLAGGLLLVALAALALLLTRDLDQGTLNAMGPAMLPRWLAIGVGLSGLALLAAAFLKDGDFLERWSLRGPVFVIGSILAFALTIRGYSFGAFALPGLGLLVAGPLGIILGGYATPEARLRELVILALSLTPFCMVLFGDLLNLPIPVFPQALTSLFPADWSQKAVLRACAALMTAGAIVIFLATRNRHPGPVDVADHSGRI from the coding sequence ATGTCTGTTCTTCACGAAGGCTCCGAGCCGCCGCGTCATCGTGGGCCGGTGCGCGCGCCGCAAAGTCTCGCGGGAGGCTTGCTCCTGGTCGCCCTTGCAGCCCTTGCCTTGCTGCTGACGCGCGATCTCGACCAGGGCACGCTCAACGCCATGGGGCCGGCCATGCTGCCCCGCTGGCTCGCCATCGGCGTCGGGCTCTCGGGTCTGGCGCTGCTCGCCGCCGCCTTCCTCAAGGACGGCGATTTTCTGGAGCGGTGGAGCCTGCGCGGGCCGGTCTTCGTGATCGGCTCGATCCTCGCCTTCGCCCTGACCATCCGCGGCTATTCCTTCGGGGCCTTCGCCCTTCCGGGCCTCGGCCTGCTGGTGGCCGGGCCGCTCGGCATCATCCTCGGCGGCTATGCCACCCCCGAGGCGCGCCTGCGCGAGCTCGTCATCCTGGCGCTCAGCCTGACGCCGTTCTGCATGGTGCTGTTCGGCGACCTGCTCAACCTGCCGATCCCGGTCTTCCCGCAGGCCCTGACCAGCCTCTTTCCCGCCGACTGGTCGCAGAAGGCGGTGCTGCGCGCCTGCGCGGCGCTCATGACGGCCGGCGCCATCGTGATCTTCCTCGCCACGCGCAACCGACACCCAGGCCCCGTGGACGTGGCCGACCACTCCGGGAGGATCTGA
- a CDS encoding tripartite tricarboxylate transporter permease: MGDFFANLSLGFGVALSLQNLGLAFLGCLVGTLIGVLPGVGPIATIAMLLPITFGLDPTGALIMLAGIYYGAQYGGSTTAILVNIPGEATSVVTALDGHEMAKQGRAGVALGIAAIGSFFAGTVATLVIAALGAPLTGLALVFGPTEYFSLMVMGLVFAVVLARGSILKAIAMILVGVLLSTVGTDLETGEERMTFGLPFLSDGIDFAVLAMGIFGIAEIMRNLDHTEHRDVVRQAIGRLLPNRDDFRQSYKPVVRGTILGAILGILPGNGAVLGPFASYTLEKKLAKDPRRFGRGAIEGVAGPESANNAGAQTSFIPLLTLGIPPNAVMALMVGAMTIHGIIPGPQVMTKNPNLFWGMIASMWVGNLMLLVINLPMVGMWVRLLKVPYRLMFPAILMFCAIGIYSINSLPTDVMFIGLFGFVGYVLIKLGFEPAPMLLGFVLGKLMEENLRRALIISRGSLETFVNHPISAGLLAVAAILLVIALLPSIRKGRDEVFTE, encoded by the coding sequence ATGGGGGACTTCTTCGCCAACCTGAGCCTCGGCTTCGGCGTCGCGCTCAGCCTGCAGAACCTCGGGCTCGCCTTCCTCGGCTGCCTCGTCGGCACCCTGATCGGCGTGCTGCCCGGCGTCGGGCCGATCGCCACCATCGCCATGCTGCTGCCGATCACCTTCGGGCTCGATCCCACCGGGGCGCTGATCATGCTGGCCGGCATCTATTACGGCGCCCAGTACGGCGGCTCGACCACGGCGATCCTGGTCAACATCCCCGGCGAGGCCACCTCCGTGGTCACCGCGCTCGACGGTCACGAGATGGCCAAGCAGGGCCGCGCCGGCGTGGCGCTCGGCATCGCGGCCATCGGGTCGTTCTTCGCCGGCACGGTGGCGACGCTGGTCATCGCCGCGCTCGGCGCGCCGCTCACCGGCCTCGCCCTGGTGTTCGGCCCGACCGAGTACTTCTCGCTCATGGTCATGGGCCTGGTCTTCGCCGTGGTGCTGGCGCGGGGCTCGATCCTGAAGGCCATCGCCATGATCCTGGTCGGGGTGCTGCTGTCCACCGTCGGCACCGATCTCGAGACCGGCGAGGAGCGCATGACCTTCGGGCTGCCGTTCCTGTCCGACGGCATCGACTTCGCCGTGCTGGCCATGGGCATCTTCGGCATCGCCGAGATCATGCGCAACCTCGACCACACCGAGCACCGCGACGTGGTGCGCCAGGCCATCGGCCGGCTGCTGCCGAACCGCGACGACTTCCGGCAATCCTACAAGCCGGTGGTGCGCGGCACCATCCTCGGCGCGATCCTGGGCATCCTGCCCGGCAACGGCGCGGTGCTCGGGCCGTTCGCCTCCTACACCCTGGAGAAGAAGCTCGCCAAGGATCCGCGCCGCTTCGGGCGCGGCGCCATCGAGGGCGTGGCCGGGCCGGAGAGCGCCAACAACGCCGGCGCGCAGACCTCGTTCATCCCGCTGCTGACGCTCGGCATTCCGCCGAATGCCGTGATGGCCCTGATGGTCGGCGCGATGACGATCCACGGCATCATCCCGGGCCCGCAGGTGATGACCAAGAACCCGAACCTGTTCTGGGGCATGATCGCGTCGATGTGGGTGGGCAACCTGATGCTGCTGGTGATCAACCTGCCGATGGTGGGGATGTGGGTGCGCTTGTTGAAGGTGCCGTACCGGCTGATGTTCCCGGCGATCCTGATGTTCTGCGCCATCGGCATCTACTCGATCAACTCGCTGCCCACCGACGTGATGTTCATCGGGCTGTTCGGGTTCGTGGGCTACGTGCTGATCAAGCTCGGCTTCGAGCCGGCCCCGATGCTGCTGGGCTTCGTGCTCGGCAAGCTGATGGAGGAGAACTTGCGGCGCGCGCTCATCATCTCGCG